One Bacillota bacterium genomic region harbors:
- a CDS encoding M42 family metallopeptidase has protein sequence MDDTAMMLRELSEAPGVPGYEREVRKIIRKHLEQFAVIEQDRLGSLVARRRGTSDRPRIMLAAHMDEIGFMVKSVTPEGFVRFIPLGGWFDQVLLAQRVVIKTASGDVPGVIGSKPPHLLTEEERKKVVEKKDMFIDVGATSFEQATGEFAIRPGDPIVPVSSFEVLRNADLYLGKAWDDRVGCALFISVLKNLAGTTHPNTVYGVGTVQEEVGLRGAETSADLVDPDVAFALEVGIANDVPGSDKERVQERIGAGPVILIYDRSLIPNSKLRDLVIETAKDLGIPYQTDFMEGGAADTGRIHLHGVGVPSVVIGVPSRYIHSHVSLISREDYDRTVALVTEVVRRLDASTVAELAS, from the coding sequence GTGGATGACACTGCCATGATGCTCAGAGAGCTCTCGGAAGCTCCGGGAGTGCCTGGATACGAGAGGGAGGTACGCAAGATCATCAGGAAGCACCTCGAACAATTCGCCGTGATAGAGCAAGACCGACTTGGAAGCTTGGTCGCGCGGCGCCGGGGCACGAGCGACAGGCCCAGGATAATGCTGGCGGCCCACATGGACGAGATCGGCTTCATGGTGAAGTCTGTGACTCCCGAGGGATTCGTGAGGTTCATACCGCTGGGTGGGTGGTTCGATCAGGTCTTGTTGGCGCAGAGAGTGGTGATCAAGACGGCCTCGGGCGATGTGCCAGGGGTCATTGGTTCTAAGCCGCCGCACCTGCTCACCGAGGAAGAGAGAAAGAAAGTCGTAGAGAAGAAGGACATGTTCATAGACGTCGGGGCGACCAGTTTCGAGCAGGCGACTGGCGAGTTCGCAATCCGTCCGGGTGACCCGATAGTCCCGGTCAGCAGTTTTGAGGTCCTAAGGAACGCAGACCTGTACCTCGGCAAGGCGTGGGACGATAGGGTGGGGTGTGCCCTCTTCATAAGCGTGCTCAAGAACCTCGCCGGCACGACCCATCCCAACACGGTGTACGGAGTCGGCACGGTTCAAGAGGAAGTGGGCCTCCGCGGGGCGGAGACCAGCGCGGACCTAGTCGACCCCGACGTGGCGTTCGCGCTCGAGGTTGGAATAGCGAACGACGTTCCGGGATCGGACAAGGAGAGGGTGCAGGAGCGGATCGGCGCGGGTCCTGTCATCCTCATCTACGATAGATCGCTCATCCCCAATTCGAAGCTGCGCGACCTCGTCATCGAGACGGCGAAGGATCTCGGCATACCCTACCAGACCGACTTCATGGAGGGCGGAGCGGCCGACACGGGTAGAATCCACCTGCACGGCGTGGGAGTCCCGTCCGTTGTGATCGGCGTGCCGTCCCGCTACATACACAGCCACGTGTCGCTCATCAGCCGCGAAGACTATGACCGGACCGTGGCGTTGGTGACGGAGGTCGTGAGGCGGCTCGACGCGTCGACCGTGGCCGAGCTCGCGAGCTGA
- the hfq gene encoding RNA chaperone Hfq, whose product MSKPTPNLQDVILNAVKRQEIPVTVYLVNGYQMKGLVKGFDSFTVVLSDGTKQDLIYKHAISTITPSRPVALVPPSEPEDSPNT is encoded by the coding sequence ATGAGCAAGCCGACGCCGAATCTCCAAGACGTGATATTGAACGCCGTGAAACGCCAGGAGATCCCGGTAACCGTGTACCTCGTCAACGGCTACCAGATGAAGGGACTGGTGAAAGGCTTCGACAGCTTCACCGTGGTCCTGTCAGACGGCACGAAGCAGGACCTAATCTATAAGCACGCCATTTCCACGATCACCCCCTCACGCCCGGTGGCGCTCGTTCCGCCGAGCGAGCCGGAAGACAGCCCCAACACATAA
- a CDS encoding AAA family ATPase — translation MLAFEPRDPSLVLMDLEEGKLSPVQALEALKRAAEPGQARPAGPHHATDPSPTGASASAGTNDGRLKEVLAELDSLIGLDRVKALVREIVAYVKIQQIRAARQLTSEPLVLHMIFSGNPGTGKTTCARLFGKIFREMGVLEKGHLVERERADLVGEYIGHTAQKTREQIKKALGGILFIDEAYSLARGGEKDFGKEAIDTLVKGMEDFRDRFIVILAGYRDEMTTFISANPGIRSRFPIHIDFPDYSTDELLRIADLMLRKRDYRLDVAARARLEFLLSRRAGPGNEHSGNARLVRNLIERAIRRQALRLVEKQHLSREELMLIRREDITDDL, via the coding sequence ATGCTTGCTTTCGAGCCCAGGGATCCAAGCCTGGTTCTCATGGATCTGGAGGAGGGGAAGCTTTCACCGGTCCAAGCGCTGGAGGCCCTGAAGAGGGCGGCCGAACCCGGGCAGGCAAGGCCCGCGGGGCCGCACCACGCCACGGACCCGTCGCCGACCGGCGCCAGCGCGAGCGCTGGCACCAACGACGGACGGCTGAAAGAGGTTCTCGCCGAGCTCGACAGCCTCATCGGGTTGGACAGGGTAAAGGCGCTCGTGCGCGAGATAGTTGCGTACGTGAAGATCCAGCAGATCAGGGCGGCTCGGCAGCTCACGTCGGAGCCCCTCGTCCTTCATATGATCTTCAGCGGGAACCCGGGGACGGGCAAGACGACGTGCGCACGTCTCTTCGGCAAGATATTCCGGGAGATGGGGGTCCTCGAAAAGGGGCACCTCGTCGAGAGGGAACGAGCGGACCTCGTTGGGGAGTATATCGGGCACACGGCGCAGAAAACCCGGGAACAGATTAAGAAGGCCCTCGGCGGAATACTCTTTATCGACGAGGCATACTCGCTTGCGAGGGGCGGCGAGAAGGACTTCGGCAAGGAAGCCATCGACACGCTCGTAAAAGGGATGGAGGACTTTAGGGACAGGTTCATCGTCATCCTCGCAGGCTACCGTGATGAGATGACCACCTTTATCAGCGCGAATCCCGGAATCAGATCGCGATTCCCCATCCATATAGACTTTCCCGACTACAGCACAGACGAACTCCTTCGCATCGCCGACCTCATGCTCAGGAAGAGGGACTACCGTCTCGATGTCGCCGCCCGCGCGAGGCTGGAGTTCCTCCTGAGTCGAAGAGCCGGTCCTGGAAACGAGCACTCCGGAAACGCGCGGCTCGTGCGGAACTTGATCGAACGCGCCATCAGGCGCCAGGCGCTGCGCTTGGTGGAGAAGCAGCACCTTTCCAGAGAAGAGCTCATGCTCATCCGCCGGGAGGACATCACCGACGATCTCTGA
- a CDS encoding ribonuclease H-like domain-containing protein: MTTWPRPADDLLGEGDYYVARRTLPPVYVSPGRGRESLRRNLKLLRGVGPRTEEKLKAQGYSDLARLCQHSRWGTAARAMLEAIENGDRKTLLRCGASELDLLTHYPETAIAFVDIETTGLYSTQPLFLVGIMGFCEDRGVFLRQYLARSYEEEAAVLSAVRDELDKVQVVATYNGHRFDLPYIRDRMAFHGMECVSCELHVDLLRVVRRLYRDVLPDCRLVTVAAHLLGYERHGDIPGALIPEAYHEFVRSRNPALIRPILEHNAMDLHALALVLETILDVRSGGS, encoded by the coding sequence GTGACCACATGGCCGAGGCCCGCAGATGACCTCTTGGGAGAGGGAGACTACTACGTCGCCCGGCGCACGTTGCCTCCGGTGTATGTGTCGCCGGGGCGCGGTCGAGAGAGCCTTCGACGTAACCTCAAGCTTCTGCGGGGTGTCGGACCGAGAACCGAGGAGAAACTGAAGGCCCAGGGCTACAGCGATCTCGCGCGCCTGTGCCAGCACTCGCGCTGGGGCACGGCAGCACGAGCCATGCTGGAAGCCATCGAGAACGGCGACCGCAAGACGCTCTTGAGGTGCGGAGCATCTGAGCTGGACCTCTTGACGCACTATCCAGAGACCGCGATAGCGTTCGTGGACATCGAGACCACAGGACTCTATAGCACGCAGCCGCTCTTTCTCGTGGGAATCATGGGGTTTTGCGAGGATCGCGGGGTGTTCCTGCGGCAGTATCTCGCCAGATCATACGAAGAGGAGGCCGCCGTGCTGTCGGCAGTCAGAGACGAGCTGGACAAGGTCCAGGTGGTAGCGACCTACAACGGACACAGGTTCGATCTTCCCTACATTCGGGACCGAATGGCCTTTCATGGCATGGAATGCGTGTCGTGCGAACTCCACGTGGACTTGCTCAGGGTGGTGCGCCGCCTCTATCGGGACGTGCTGCCGGATTGCAGGCTCGTGACGGTGGCCGCGCACCTACTCGGGTACGAGCGCCACGGCGACATCCCGGGGGCCTTGATTCCAGAGGCGTACCACGAGTTCGTGAGAAGCCGGAATCCCGCCCTCATACGTCCCATCCTTGAGCACAACGCCATGGACCTTCATGCGCTTGCGCTCGTTCTCGAGACCATTTTGGACGTTAGGTCCGGAGGCTCGTAG
- the miaA gene encoding tRNA (adenosine(37)-N6)-dimethylallyltransferase MiaA has translation MTHTSPDVLVVIVGPTAVGKTDVSMEVAARLPGEIVSCDSMQVYRHMDIGTAKPSPAERSLVPHHLIDVVDPDEAFNVAIFQELARAAIRDIASRGLVPVLVGGTGLYVRAAVDDFLFPWGGTSPELRRELKAEAKVHGAPALHQRLVEVDPVAAHRIHPNDARRIIRALEVHAVTGRPISEMWRKGGAGRMRVDRLVMVGLVREREALYERIDRRCDAMIRDGLVDETRALLDRGYERALTAGQALGYKEIVDHLRGMCSLSDAVEAMKRNTRRYAKRQLTWFRADPRVEWVDLGSFSSVREAATCVLALVKGKLAAM, from the coding sequence ATGACACATACCTCCCCAGACGTTCTGGTCGTCATCGTCGGACCCACCGCCGTGGGCAAGACCGACGTATCCATGGAAGTCGCTGCGAGACTGCCCGGCGAGATCGTGTCCTGCGACTCGATGCAAGTGTACAGGCACATGGACATAGGCACCGCCAAACCCAGCCCCGCGGAGCGCTCGCTCGTGCCCCATCACCTCATCGACGTGGTGGACCCGGACGAGGCATTCAACGTCGCGATCTTCCAGGAACTTGCCCGTGCCGCGATCCGAGACATCGCGTCCAGGGGGCTGGTTCCCGTCCTTGTGGGCGGCACAGGGCTCTACGTGAGAGCTGCTGTCGACGATTTCCTCTTTCCATGGGGAGGAACCTCACCTGAGCTTCGCAGGGAGCTGAAAGCTGAAGCCAAGGTGCACGGAGCCCCAGCCCTTCACCAGCGTCTTGTTGAAGTCGACCCCGTTGCCGCCCACCGGATACACCCAAACGACGCACGCAGAATCATCAGAGCCCTCGAGGTACACGCGGTGACGGGACGCCCGATCTCTGAGATGTGGCGCAAAGGGGGAGCGGGCAGGATGCGCGTAGACAGGCTCGTCATGGTGGGGCTCGTGCGCGAAAGGGAAGCACTGTACGAACGGATAGACCGAAGATGCGACGCGATGATTCGGGATGGGCTTGTGGACGAGACTCGAGCCCTCCTCGACCGCGGCTACGAGCGAGCGCTCACCGCGGGGCAGGCCCTGGGCTACAAGGAGATAGTCGACCACCTGCGCGGGATGTGCTCTCTTTCAGACGCGGTAGAGGCAATGAAGCGAAACACGAGGCGTTACGCCAAGCGTCAACTGACTTGGTTCCGAGCGGATCCAAGGGTAGAGTGGGTGGACCTCGGCTCCTTTTCGTCGGTGCGGGAGGCGGCCACATGCGTCCTCGCGCTCGTCAAAGGAAAGCTCGCCGCGATGTAG
- a CDS encoding LL-diaminopimelate aminotransferase: protein MQEARRITNLPPYLFAEVDRQIARVRERGVDVISLGIGDPDFPTPPHVVARLKEAADDPANHRYPSYEGLREYRAAVAGWYERRFGVALDPDTEVVSLIGSKEGLAHVPWCFIDPGDLALVPDPGYPVYATAVLLAGGDPFPMRLRPENGWLPDLDSIPADVRAKAKLMFINYPNNPTAATVDGTEFFEQVVEFARANSIIVCHDAAYSEIAFDGYQAPSFLQVPGAKEVGIEFHSLSKTYNMTGWRIGWAVGCREVIGALGRLKTNLDSGIFQAVQYAAIAALETPPEHLTRVLNAYAERRRRIVDALNRLGWALEPPKGTFYIWAPVPHGYSSIEFSRHLLDTAGVFVTPGVGYGSAGEGYFRISVTLSDARLEEAIARLEEAGVRYS from the coding sequence ATTCAGGAAGCACGACGGATCACTAACCTGCCTCCGTACCTTTTCGCCGAGGTGGATCGCCAGATAGCGCGTGTACGCGAGCGCGGCGTCGACGTAATCAGCCTCGGCATCGGAGACCCCGACTTCCCGACGCCTCCGCACGTGGTGGCACGGCTCAAGGAAGCGGCGGACGACCCAGCGAACCACCGTTACCCGAGTTACGAGGGCCTACGCGAGTACCGCGCAGCGGTGGCCGGTTGGTACGAGCGAAGGTTTGGTGTGGCGCTCGATCCCGACACCGAGGTGGTGTCCCTCATAGGCTCGAAGGAAGGCCTTGCACACGTCCCGTGGTGTTTCATCGACCCCGGGGACCTCGCTCTCGTCCCTGACCCAGGGTACCCCGTGTACGCCACCGCGGTGTTGCTCGCAGGGGGGGATCCGTTTCCGATGAGGCTCCGCCCGGAGAACGGCTGGCTTCCCGACCTGGACTCCATCCCGGCGGACGTGAGGGCAAAGGCCAAGCTGATGTTCATCAACTATCCGAACAATCCCACAGCTGCCACGGTCGACGGCACTGAGTTCTTCGAACAGGTAGTGGAGTTCGCGAGGGCGAATTCCATCATCGTGTGTCACGACGCTGCCTACAGCGAGATAGCCTTCGATGGGTACCAGGCTCCGAGTTTCCTTCAGGTCCCTGGCGCGAAAGAAGTCGGGATAGAGTTCCACTCCCTTTCCAAGACCTATAACATGACCGGATGGCGCATTGGGTGGGCGGTCGGATGCAGGGAGGTCATAGGCGCGCTCGGCAGGCTCAAGACCAACCTCGACTCCGGCATCTTCCAAGCTGTCCAATACGCCGCGATAGCGGCCCTTGAAACACCCCCCGAGCACTTGACTCGGGTGCTGAACGCGTACGCGGAGCGTCGACGGAGAATTGTCGATGCGCTGAACCGCTTGGGATGGGCCCTCGAACCTCCGAAGGGGACGTTCTACATCTGGGCGCCCGTGCCGCACGGTTATTCGTCGATAGAGTTCTCCCGACACCTGCTCGATACAGCGGGAGTGTTCGTGACGCCCGGAGTCGGGTACGGGTCCGCAGGCGAGGGCTATTTCAGGATATCCGTCACTCTCAGCGACGCGAGGCTGGAAGAGGCGATAGCGCGTCTCGAGGAGGCTGGAGTCAGGTACTCATGA
- the speD gene encoding adenosylmethionine decarboxylase: MANTLGRHILCEAYECDPEVLDNIEAVREIMVDAALRAGAEIREVAFHKFSPQGVSGVVVISESHLAIHTWPEHRYAAVDVFTCGEKVDPMVACRYIRDLFKARRIVASEVKRGIFEEHDVTKISPG, from the coding sequence ATGGCAAACACTTTGGGGCGTCATATCCTGTGCGAGGCGTACGAATGTGACCCTGAGGTGCTTGACAACATAGAAGCCGTGCGAGAGATAATGGTGGACGCTGCTTTGCGGGCAGGGGCCGAGATCCGCGAGGTGGCGTTTCATAAATTCAGCCCTCAGGGTGTGAGTGGTGTGGTGGTTATATCCGAGTCCCACCTGGCCATCCACACCTGGCCGGAGCACAGGTATGCTGCGGTCGACGTGTTTACATGCGGGGAGAAGGTGGACCCCATGGTCGCGTGCAGGTACATCCGCGATCTATTCAAGGCCCGCCGAATAGTGGCTTCCGAGGTGAAAAGGGGGATCTTCGAGGAGCACGACGTGACGAAGATCTCCCCGGGGTAG
- a CDS encoding DUF4139 domain-containing protein, with translation MLRERWSPRLFVVLALIAATACVAPGLAFAQEARVEVAEAALDHQRNVSLTVYSSGLALVREERVVSLAKGLNLLCFPDVPKELDSSSVRLRSLTAPGDLNVIEQSFEYDLASRVGLLEKYVGKEIGLNRDGVVRPARLLAVDPQGRLTVEMDGKILLDPLGEVELPSLPSGLFLRPTLSWLVDAKSDGSHVIGVTYLAEGLGWRANYACVLDPAEKHVALDGWVTLDNESGATFRNASLRLVAGGVRAAEPEAAFKATAGLLATTLAVDAFREQPLFEYHSYELGRRTTVQDNQSKQIELLSASNVPVKKLYVFESPRRSPEYEKYAGQKETGDVKVIVQFQNKTDARLGIPLPAGQVRVYKASADGSLAFVGEDKIAHTPRDETVELYVGNAFDIVGERLVTDYKKTGPSSYEEACCIRLRNHKDEDVEITVIERFYGEWAILSCVPTSYQKLDANTAAFKIKVPKGKEGEILYRVRVIAD, from the coding sequence GTGCTGCGTGAAAGATGGAGCCCTCGTTTGTTCGTAGTGCTTGCTTTGATAGCCGCAACGGCGTGTGTCGCTCCAGGCCTGGCGTTCGCGCAGGAAGCGCGCGTGGAAGTAGCGGAGGCGGCTCTCGATCACCAAAGGAACGTGTCGCTTACAGTCTATAGCAGCGGCCTTGCATTGGTTCGGGAGGAGCGCGTGGTCTCGCTCGCGAAAGGCCTCAACCTCTTGTGCTTCCCCGACGTCCCCAAAGAGCTGGACTCGTCATCGGTCCGTCTCAGGTCGCTCACCGCACCAGGCGATCTCAACGTCATCGAGCAGAGTTTTGAGTACGACCTCGCGAGCAGGGTCGGTCTCCTCGAGAAGTATGTAGGCAAGGAGATAGGGTTGAACCGCGACGGCGTCGTGCGCCCGGCCCGTCTTCTGGCCGTTGACCCTCAAGGCAGGCTCACGGTCGAGATGGACGGGAAGATCCTTCTCGACCCGCTGGGTGAGGTAGAGCTCCCTTCGTTGCCCTCAGGTCTCTTCCTGCGCCCAACCCTCTCGTGGCTCGTGGACGCGAAATCAGACGGCAGCCACGTGATAGGGGTGACCTATCTCGCGGAGGGCCTTGGCTGGCGAGCGAATTACGCCTGCGTGCTGGACCCGGCGGAGAAGCACGTCGCCCTCGACGGGTGGGTCACGTTGGACAACGAGAGCGGAGCGACGTTCCGCAATGCCTCCCTGAGACTCGTGGCGGGTGGGGTGCGTGCGGCCGAGCCGGAGGCGGCCTTCAAGGCGACGGCAGGACTCTTGGCGACCACGCTTGCCGTTGACGCATTCCGAGAGCAGCCGCTTTTCGAATACCACTCTTACGAGCTCGGGCGCCGCACCACAGTGCAGGACAACCAGTCGAAGCAGATCGAGCTGCTCTCGGCGTCGAACGTGCCCGTGAAGAAACTGTACGTGTTCGAAAGTCCGCGACGCTCCCCCGAGTACGAGAAATACGCGGGACAGAAGGAGACCGGGGACGTCAAGGTCATCGTGCAGTTCCAGAACAAAACCGATGCAAGGCTGGGAATCCCGCTTCCGGCGGGGCAGGTGCGCGTGTACAAGGCGTCTGCCGACGGGAGCCTGGCATTCGTTGGTGAAGACAAGATAGCACACACGCCGCGGGATGAGACCGTCGAGCTCTATGTCGGCAACGCTTTTGACATAGTGGGCGAACGGCTGGTCACCGACTACAAGAAGACCGGGCCGAGCTCTTACGAGGAAGCGTGCTGTATCAGACTGCGCAACCACAAGGACGAAGATGTGGAGATCACGGTCATCGAGAGGTTCTACGGTGAATGGGCCATTCTGAGCTGTGTCCCCACGTCGTACCAGAAACTGGACGCGAACACGGCCGCGTTCAAGATCAAGGTGCCCAAGGGCAAGGAGGGCGAAATCCTGTACCGGGTTCGCGTCATCGCTGACTAG
- the folE gene encoding GTP cyclohydrolase I FolE, whose protein sequence is MDEARIMRAVREILEAIGEDPDREGLRETPRRIARMYEEIFCGIGKNPRDLLTPLFNEHHEEMVIIKDIPFYSMCEHHLLPFHGKAHVAYLPKGGRVVGLSKLARVVETVARRPQLQERLTSEIADMIDEALKPHGVVVVIEAEHMCMSMRGVTKPGSIAVTSAVRGLFRKDVAARAEAFSLIKGNS, encoded by the coding sequence TTGGACGAAGCAAGGATCATGCGCGCTGTCAGAGAGATCCTCGAGGCAATCGGGGAGGATCCGGACCGTGAGGGTCTCCGAGAGACGCCCCGCAGGATAGCACGGATGTACGAGGAGATCTTCTGTGGAATCGGCAAGAACCCTCGTGACCTTCTCACACCCCTGTTCAACGAGCACCATGAGGAGATGGTCATCATCAAGGACATCCCATTTTACTCCATGTGCGAGCATCACCTCTTGCCATTCCACGGGAAGGCTCACGTGGCCTACCTGCCCAAGGGGGGGCGAGTCGTGGGGCTGAGCAAGCTCGCGCGAGTGGTCGAGACGGTCGCAAGGCGTCCCCAGCTGCAGGAGAGGCTCACAAGCGAGATCGCGGACATGATAGACGAGGCTCTGAAACCTCACGGGGTCGTGGTGGTGATAGAAGCAGAGCACATGTGCATGTCCATGCGAGGCGTGACCAAGCCGGGAAGCATCGCCGTGACCTCCGCGGTGCGAGGACTATTCCGGAAGGACGTTGCGGCGAGAGCCGAGGCGTTCTCCTTGATCAAGGGCAATTCGTAG
- a CDS encoding 50S ribosome-binding GTPase, producing MKRCVIVGRPNVGKTLLVLRLAEHLRADTVDVTFWHPRGDKEVRSYSISEAVRELVGPRPHQTRCLQSVVVGLPAGKGRRIVELVDTTGVVDYIHEDPQLRKAIAQTLGSIRPADVILHVLDAAEAGRCESGIAADTVDRQIADFAGSRGGYVIVANKMDLPEAARGLARLQRAFWGHTVVPVSAVAKTGLREVKRHVLRRL from the coding sequence ATGAAGCGTTGTGTGATCGTTGGCAGGCCGAACGTCGGCAAGACCCTTCTCGTCCTCAGGCTCGCCGAGCATCTGAGGGCCGACACAGTGGACGTCACCTTCTGGCACCCACGCGGGGACAAAGAGGTGAGAAGCTACTCCATAAGCGAGGCAGTTCGAGAGCTCGTCGGACCGCGTCCTCACCAGACCCGGTGCCTCCAGTCCGTCGTGGTGGGACTGCCGGCGGGAAAGGGTCGTAGGATCGTAGAGCTTGTGGATACGACCGGCGTGGTCGACTACATTCATGAGGACCCCCAACTTCGGAAGGCGATCGCGCAGACTCTGGGGAGCATCCGTCCTGCCGACGTCATCCTGCACGTCCTGGACGCGGCTGAGGCGGGGCGATGCGAGTCCGGCATCGCTGCCGACACGGTCGACAGGCAGATCGCAGACTTTGCGGGGTCCAGAGGAGGGTATGTCATCGTGGCGAACAAAATGGACCTACCTGAGGCCGCACGGGGTCTTGCCAGGCTCCAAAGGGCCTTCTGGGGTCATACCGTGGTCCCCGTCTCGGCTGTCGCGAAGACCGGGCTGCGGGAGGTGAAGCGACATGTCCTCCGTCGTCTCTAG
- the dapF gene encoding diaminopimelate epimerase gives MAEADGLGTVFVKMHGLGNDFVLFDFVKANAFTDADAARWARGAVRLCNRRTGVGADGVVLVLPSDHADVRMVIFNSDGSEARMCGNASRCVAVYAQDSGLARGPSVSIEAKGATVRAEVILEGEFAGQVRVDMGAPVFRPDRIPVAAAGPFVVGEAHDLAAGRFEITCVSMGNPHCVVFVPDVAAVDLERLGPAIERDPLFPDRTNVEFVQVNGKEDLTVRVWERGAGPTLACGTGACASLVAASRRGFSGRSARVHLPGGTLFVEWNEDDHVFMTGPATHVFTGIIDDLEEWLK, from the coding sequence ATGGCAGAGGCCGATGGGCTAGGCACGGTGTTCGTGAAGATGCACGGCCTAGGGAACGACTTCGTCCTTTTTGACTTTGTCAAGGCAAACGCGTTTACTGACGCGGACGCGGCGCGATGGGCGAGAGGTGCGGTGCGCCTCTGCAACAGGCGCACGGGAGTGGGTGCCGATGGGGTGGTGCTCGTCTTGCCATCGGACCACGCCGACGTCAGAATGGTCATCTTCAACAGCGACGGCAGCGAGGCGCGCATGTGCGGCAACGCCTCGAGGTGTGTGGCCGTGTACGCACAAGACAGCGGCCTTGCGCGCGGTCCCTCAGTGTCCATCGAAGCTAAAGGCGCGACGGTTCGAGCAGAGGTGATACTTGAGGGCGAATTCGCCGGACAGGTCCGCGTGGACATGGGAGCCCCCGTGTTCCGGCCGGACAGGATACCGGTCGCAGCCGCCGGGCCGTTTGTGGTGGGCGAAGCGCATGACCTTGCAGCAGGCAGATTCGAGATCACGTGCGTGTCCATGGGGAATCCCCATTGCGTCGTCTTCGTGCCTGACGTGGCTGCCGTGGACCTTGAGCGACTCGGGCCGGCCATCGAGCGCGATCCTCTCTTTCCGGACAGAACGAACGTGGAGTTCGTCCAGGTGAATGGAAAGGAGGATCTCACAGTGCGCGTGTGGGAGAGAGGCGCGGGTCCGACTCTCGCCTGCGGGACGGGGGCGTGCGCGTCTTTGGTTGCCGCGTCAAGACGCGGATTCTCGGGGAGATCCGCACGCGTGCACCTTCCCGGCGGGACACTCTTCGTGGAATGGAACGAGGACGATCATGTCTTCATGACCGGCCCCGCGACACACGTATTCACAGGGATCATCGATGACCTCGAGGAGTGGTTGAAGTGA
- a CDS encoding methionine gamma-lyase family protein: protein MPEAKGPEGAESLVDEIVDGIIESDLGIDPSLAALARETEEACKQEIGRIDALARRNLGRVLRAFRENGLTDQDFGGTTGYGYDDRGREVAEAIFASVFGAEAAIVRHQIVSGTHALALCLFGLLRPGDEILFATGEPYDTLRDVVGMGRRVPGSCAELGITWRVVPRNVERRDLDVGEIRRSVGDRTRIVFIQRSRGYSWQPSVRAAEIEQIVRGVKAEKPDALVVVDNCYGEFTEDMEPTAVGADVAAGSLIKNPGGGIAPAGGYVVGRRELVQRVAARLTAPGVGGAVGPSLGHSRLILQGFFLAPVVVAESLAGTTVASRLFRALGYPTMPDEREARSDTVLAVRMFTRRRLLAFCRGFHVASPVNAKYSPEPSPLPGYADSVIMAGGTFVQGSSSELTVDAPLRPPYVAYVQGGLSRHHVMLAVLSGLTALSREDMLEPAAEREEEGGEDPLEGTG, encoded by the coding sequence ATGCCAGAAGCGAAGGGGCCGGAAGGAGCCGAGAGCCTCGTCGATGAGATCGTCGATGGGATCATCGAGAGCGATCTCGGAATCGACCCCTCCTTAGCGGCGCTCGCGCGCGAGACTGAGGAGGCGTGCAAACAGGAGATTGGGCGCATCGACGCCTTGGCGCGGCGCAACCTTGGGAGGGTATTGAGGGCGTTCAGGGAGAACGGCCTGACCGACCAGGATTTCGGCGGCACGACCGGGTACGGGTATGACGACCGGGGAAGAGAAGTCGCCGAAGCGATCTTCGCCAGCGTTTTCGGCGCGGAAGCAGCCATCGTGCGGCACCAGATAGTCTCCGGCACCCACGCGCTCGCTCTTTGCCTCTTCGGCCTCCTCAGGCCCGGTGACGAGATCCTGTTCGCAACGGGCGAACCGTACGACACCTTACGAGACGTGGTGGGCATGGGGCGTCGCGTGCCCGGGTCGTGTGCGGAGCTTGGAATTACGTGGCGCGTCGTCCCGAGGAACGTCGAGCGGCGCGATCTCGACGTGGGCGAGATAAGGCGTTCGGTGGGCGATCGCACGAGGATAGTGTTCATTCAGCGGTCCCGCGGATACTCCTGGCAACCATCGGTGAGGGCTGCCGAGATAGAGCAGATCGTCCGAGGAGTCAAGGCAGAAAAACCGGACGCTCTCGTGGTCGTGGACAACTGCTATGGTGAGTTCACCGAGGATATGGAACCCACGGCAGTGGGCGCGGACGTAGCTGCGGGCTCACTCATCAAGAATCCCGGTGGCGGGATAGCCCCCGCTGGGGGATACGTCGTCGGCAGACGCGAGCTCGTGCAACGCGTCGCGGCTCGTCTCACAGCGCCAGGAGTTGGCGGGGCGGTCGGGCCGAGCCTTGGGCATTCCCGCTTGATACTGCAGGGCTTCTTCCTCGCACCGGTGGTCGTAGCGGAATCCTTGGCGGGAACGACCGTGGCATCGAGACTCTTCCGGGCGCTCGGCTATCCCACGATGCCTGACGAGAGGGAAGCGCGCTCAGACACTGTCCTAGCGGTGAGGATGTTCACGAGGCGCAGGTTGCTTGCGTTCTGTCGCGGTTTTCACGTCGCAAGCCCGGTGAACGCGAAATACTCCCCCGAACCGAGCCCGCTCCCGGGATATGCGGACAGCGTCATCATGGCCGGCGGAACCTTCGTGCAGGGGTCGTCCTCGGAACTGACTGTGGACGCACCGCTCCGGCCGCCGTACGTGGCGTATGTTCAAGGGGGTCTTTCGAGGCACCATGTGATGCTGGCGGTGCTATCCGGCCTCACGGCATTGTCTCGAGAAGATATGCTGGAGCCAGCGGCGGAGAGAGAAGAGGAGGGTGGGGAAGACCCCCTGGAAGGCACAGGCTGA